AGGTCGTTGGAATAGACGTCGACATCGTTGTGCGGCGGCACTGCTACGGCGGTCTTGAACTTGCGCGGCAGATAGGTCTTGCCGTAGATGGGTTCGACATCCTCGCCGCCGCCGACCTGCTCGCCGTCGAGCCAGATCTCGTGATAGGCGCGGGTCTGCGGCAGCAGGTGTTCGCTGATCCGCTTGGCCCAGTCGTAGACATCCCGATGCAGCACGGATTCGACCGGGTTCGGGTTGCAGAGGACGTTGCGGTTCACATCGCCGCAGCCTCCGATCGAGTCGATCATGACCTTGTTGATCCCGCGAATGACCGACGTGATGTCGCGCTTGAGGATCCCGTGGTACTGGAAGCTCTGGCGCGTGGTCAGGCGCAGACTGCCGCCGGCCAGCTCGCGGCCGATGCCGTCGATCGCCAGCCATTGCGCCGGGGTGCAGACGCCCCCCGGCAGACGTGCTCGCAGCATGAAGCCGAAATAGGGCTCGAGATACTGCTCGCGTCGTTCTTGGCGGCGGTCGCGATGGTCCTGTTGATAGAAGCCGTGGAACTTGCTGATCTGGGTGTCGTCCGGGCTCATGGCGCCGGTCAGCGTGTCGGCCAGGCTCTCGGCGAGCGTGCCGCGGAGATAGTTGCTCCGGGCCTTGATCCGCTCGTTCTCGTGGATGGGTTCGCTCATGCGTAGAGGTCTCGGTGGTAACGCGCCTCGCGGCGCAGAGTGTCGACACGGGCTTGCGCGGCGTCGGGGGCGAGCCCGGCCTCGGTGGCGAAGATGTCCACGAGTGCGGAATCCACGGCCTGTCCCATGGCGGTCGCACCGCACACGTAGAGATGCGCCCCCGCGTCGAGCCAGCGCAGGATCTCCTTGCCTTCTTCGCGCAGACGCTGCTGCACATAGAGTTTTTGCTCGCCGTCGCGCGAGAAGGCGAGGCTGACGCGATCGAGCCGCCCGGCCTTGCGGTGGGCTTGCCAGTCGAGCTGATAGAGAAAATCGCGATGGAAGTGCCGGTTGCCGAAGATCAGCCAGTTGCGGCCCCGATCACCGTTGGCGGCACGCTGTTGCAGGAAGGCGCGATAGGGTGCGACACCCGTCCCCGCGCCGATCATGATCAGCGGTGTGTCGCCGTCGTCCGGCAGACGGAAGGCGTCGTTTTCGGCGACATAGACACGGACCGGCGCCTCGCGTGCGAGCCGCTCGCTTAAGAACCCGGAGGCCGCGCCCAGATGTTCTCGGCCATGCGCCTGATAGCGCACCACCGAGACGGTGAGGTGGACCTCGTCTTCGTATTCGGCTTGGCTCGATGCGATCGAGTAGAGCCTCGGCTGGAGCGGACGCAGCAGCGCGACCAGCGCGGGCGCCTCGATGCGGGCCGGATGGTCCGAGATCAGATCGATGAGCTGGCGCTCTCCCGAATAGGCGCGCAGCCGTGCCCCATCCGCCGCCAGCGTCTTCAGCTCCGGGGCATCCGTCAGCTCGGACCAAGCGCGTACCGTCGTCGGATGCAGTTGGGTCAGCTCGAGCCGCTCGATCAGGGCGCGGCGCAGGTCCAGCTCCTCGTCGCCGGCGCCACCGACGCCGACGCCGAGCTGGATTCGGGTCTCGCCGTCGAGGCCGACGCCGGCCAGGATCGCATCGGCGAGCGCCGGATCGTTGCTGACCCACACCCCGAGGGCGTCGCCCGGCCGGTAGTGCAGGGCGTCGGGATCGACCGCAAGGGCCAGATGGCGGACGTCCGCGATGGCGTCTTGCGTGGTGATCCGGCGGTTCTCCAGCAGGGTTGCGGGGTAGGGGTTGTCCTTGTCGTAAGGGCGGGTCTCGTTCTGGCTCTGCTCTTGATAGGCCCGCAGACCCGGCATCGTCACGACATTGCTGGCTTTTCGCGGCGCGAGTGCGTTCAGCCGATCCAAGGCATCCGTCGCCCAGCGCTCGGTGTGCGGTCGGTAGTCCAAATCGCAGCATTGCAGCGGCAGGATGCGCTGTGCGCCAAGCTCCGCAAGGCGGCGATCGAAGTCCACCGCGGTCCGGCAGAAGTGCTCGTAGCTCGAGTCGCCCAGACCCAGCACGGCGTAACGCAGTTGCTCCAGGCGCGCCGCGCCCTGATCCTGGATGAAGGCATGCAGTGCATAGGCGCTTTCCGGCGGCTCGCCCTCGCCGTGGGTGCTCACGACCAGCAGGACCCACCGCTCCTTGGTCAGCTTGCGCGGACTGAAATCGCCCATGGAGATGACCCGGACGTCCATCCCCTGATCGATCGCCTGCGATCCGAGCTGCTCGGCCACGCCTTTCGCGTTGCCGGTCTGAGAGCCGTAGAGGATCGTGATCGTCTCGACCGCCTTCGGCTCGGCGGGCGCGGGAAGACTCCTGCCGCCGATGCCGGCGAGGTAGCCGCTGACCCAGGCGATCTGAGTCGGCGACATATCCTTCAACGCAACCTGCAGGGCGCGGATCTGATGCTCGTTCACCGGGCTGGTCAACGCATTTAACTGTGAAAGGGCCATCGGTCGAGATCCCCTGGCATATGTCGTGCTTTTTGTCAGTCCGGTTCGCTTCGCCCCGGCTCGGAGTCTGACTCGCTCGGGCCGGTAAGCCCGCTTCGGCACAAAGTCTAGGCAGAGGGCAGAGGCGATATGAAATGATCATTCATGCGTCGTTATCACGAGCAATGATATGGAACTACGCCAACTGCGTTCCCTGGTGACCTTGGTGGAGGTCCGGTTCAACGTAAGCCGAACGGCCGAGCGTCTTCATCTGGTGCAATCGGCCGTAACCCAGCATCTCAAGCAGCTCGAGGCGGAACTCGGCACGCGGCTGTTCGTGCGCCACGGAAAGCGTCTGGTCGGGTTGACCGAGGTGGGTGAGCAGGTCTTTCGGCACGCCTGCGAGGCGTTGCGCCAGACCGGCAATATCGCTGCGGTGGGTCGCGATCACCTGGAGGAGGATCGGGGCGTGCTGCGCCTGGGCGCGACCCACACCCAGGCCCGCTATGTGTTGCCGCCGGTGATCCGACGCTTTGCCGCGGCTTATCCCGCGGTCGAGCTGCAGATCCATCAGGGCACGCCGGGGCAACTGGTCGACATGGTGCTGCGCGATCTGGTGGATCTGGCGATCTGCACCGAGGCACTGGGCGAGGAGATCGCGCTGCACACCGTCCCCTGCTATCGCTGGAACCGCTGCCTGATCGCGCCGCGGTCGCACCCCTTGCTCGGGCACAGGGTCGTCACCCTCGCCGACCTGTGCGAACACCCGATCATCACCTACGTGTTCGGGTTCACCGGAAGCGGAAGTTTCAGCGAGACCTTCTCCAAGGCCGGACTGCACCCGAAGGTGGTCCTGAGTGCTGCGGATACGGACGTCATCAAGACCTATGTGCGCGAAGGACTCGGCGTGGGCATCATCGCCGCCTTGGCCTACCAGCCCAAGGAGGATGCCGATCTCGGGACGCACGATCTGAGCGATCTATTCCCGTGGGAGGTGACCAAGATCGCCTATGCACGGGACAAGTACCTGCGCAAATACCACCAGCACTTCGTCGACATCTTCAAGGCCGAGACCTCCGGCC
The sequence above is drawn from the Thiocapsa rosea genome and encodes:
- a CDS encoding LysR family transcriptional regulator; protein product: MELRQLRSLVTLVEVRFNVSRTAERLHLVQSAVTQHLKQLEAELGTRLFVRHGKRLVGLTEVGEQVFRHACEALRQTGNIAAVGRDHLEEDRGVLRLGATHTQARYVLPPVIRRFAAAYPAVELQIHQGTPGQLVDMVLRDLVDLAICTEALGEEIALHTVPCYRWNRCLIAPRSHPLLGHRVVTLADLCEHPIITYVFGFTGSGSFSETFSKAGLHPKVVLSAADTDVIKTYVREGLGVGIIAALAYQPKEDADLGTHDLSDLFPWEVTKIAYARDKYLRKYHQHFVDIFKAETSGRTGETGVSARFDGRLAPGSAGQFPARAEVVGRGLSLDSVPVATSARGPIER
- a CDS encoding assimilatory sulfite reductase (NADPH) flavoprotein subunit; this translates as MALSQLNALTSPVNEHQIRALQVALKDMSPTQIAWVSGYLAGIGGRSLPAPAEPKAVETITILYGSQTGNAKGVAEQLGSQAIDQGMDVRVISMGDFSPRKLTKERWVLLVVSTHGEGEPPESAYALHAFIQDQGAARLEQLRYAVLGLGDSSYEHFCRTAVDFDRRLAELGAQRILPLQCCDLDYRPHTERWATDALDRLNALAPRKASNVVTMPGLRAYQEQSQNETRPYDKDNPYPATLLENRRITTQDAIADVRHLALAVDPDALHYRPGDALGVWVSNDPALADAILAGVGLDGETRIQLGVGVGGAGDEELDLRRALIERLELTQLHPTTVRAWSELTDAPELKTLAADGARLRAYSGERQLIDLISDHPARIEAPALVALLRPLQPRLYSIASSQAEYEDEVHLTVSVVRYQAHGREHLGAASGFLSERLAREAPVRVYVAENDAFRLPDDGDTPLIMIGAGTGVAPYRAFLQQRAANGDRGRNWLIFGNRHFHRDFLYQLDWQAHRKAGRLDRVSLAFSRDGEQKLYVQQRLREEGKEILRWLDAGAHLYVCGATAMGQAVDSALVDIFATEAGLAPDAAQARVDTLRREARYHRDLYA